The following proteins come from a genomic window of Pichia kudriavzevii chromosome 1, complete sequence:
- a CDS encoding uncharacterized protein (PKUD0A05515; possible pseudogene), with amino-acid sequence MGHRHVNVSEKKQNWVNDFAKPGEYVSYYLQTSFFGRETYIGKQNKPEPDLFQVKKICHELRVELRSHGNDITSNGTTIEQLNEIERYVVKSIAEMEERKMLYDIGIETEKEQSDIINSTHKKATYQLKEGIVALSKGNCIVDIDFKKGFFSNVSGIFTIIPEICKMNTLQSFYKFDSSFSQNLPKVKLELEFKPANLSDKPDYPTFIAIEPTLVIIDIQSEKHLPVVFDDFFLLHNKKEIVSYFSKFLVYLSKVIKLSKQGIPVPTPLIKTLDSLTHFVYQEIPISGLFRKQNVNLSWEYNRSFKSFRSTVEIPLEFDIKNITKHKITLLPGFQTCLFARLHKLELNITTKTGKGGVTFLPIHVV; translated from the coding sequence ATGGGTCATCGGCATGTTAATGTTtcagagaaaaaacaaaattggGTAAACGATTTTGCCAAACCAGGAGAGTATGTGTCGTACTATTTACAGACAAGTTTTTTTGGCAGAGAAACCTATATTGgcaaacaaaacaaaccGGAACCTGACTTATTCCAGGTAAAGAAGATATGCCATGAACTAAGGGTAGAATTGCGTTCACATGGGAATGATATTACATCAAATGGTACTACAATTGAGCAATTGAACGAAATCGAAAGATACGTAGTTAAATCAATTGCAGAGAtggaagagagaaagatGCTTTATGATATTGGGATTGAGACAGAAAAAGAACAGTCAGACATTATAAACAGCACTCACAAAAAAGCAACATACCAGCTAAAAGAGGGCATTGTGGCATTATCTAAAGGAAACTGTATTGTGGACattgattttaaaaaaggcttcttttcaaatgtttcagGTATCTTTACTATTATCCCCGAAATTTGCAAAATGAATACACTCCAAAGCTTCTATAAATTCgattcttctttctctcaGAACCTTCCCAAAGTTAAATTGGAGTTGGAATTCAAGCCTGCAAATCTAAGTGACAAGCCTGACTATCCAACGTTTATTGCCATCGAACCCACACTGGTAATTATAGATATACAGTCTGAAAAACATCTTCCTGTCGTTTTCGatgacttttttttacttcacaataaaaaagaaattgtcTCATACTTTAGCAAGTTTTTAGTCTACCTGTCTAAAGTTATAAAGCTTTCAAAGCAAGGTATTCCTGTTCCAACGCCCTTGATTAAGACATTAGATTCGTTAACGCACTTTGTTTACCAAGAAATACCAATAAGCGGTTTATTTAGAAAGCAAAATGTTAATTTGAGCTGGGAATACAATAGGTCCTTTAAATCTTTCAGGAGTACAGTGGAAATACCTTTAGAATTTGACATTAAGAATATTACTAAGCATAAAATAACATTGTTGCCTGGATTTCAAACTTGTCTTTTTGCAAGGCTACATAAACTTGAATTAAACATCACAACCAAAACAGGTAAAGGTGGTGTTACTTTTTTACCTATACATGTTGTTTGA
- a CDS encoding uncharacterized protein (PKUD0A05500; Pfam Domains: Bul1_N(2.8e-20)), which produces MRTSNNEDTSLQPPLYENDNETLVDILPSFQMHNFMLNRPIDDKANVDQPPNYEDSSTIASTVVSRQTSLDPSNFLLNNLDKLQKINMPFKAEITLTEELNKVGVPFKQANPLKTYKPGDMVYGFVLFQNPNNFPIPFEQVMISMECDIGTVSPNGKVVKKKIITAYDLEASFNMYGAEGDNDTYHMLDPLDKNYLGFEKRRLDPNIPIKKFFKFRIPHYVLDDCCDSQLWEHLKTPPSFGLNKKSARNTAAALKIDNHLGYGRFDNPSSPMVVKDYAPPNQFVSFYISAQFIGKKLDLYKRFYTKSTHHNYDFIFLKNVEHHFRVTSSVPEEEPMRLISSTDEQLRLLENQAIEAIEVMTERGMLNKVGVTALQEQDEIIFSSNGKAKQQYDVTADSICKKYKPDLFTKSVQIHFKKDLFSKMSGTLNIEFQVREAVKLQSFLPRLLQQTITASEIVPPTIQLCLEFISSDFASKPPSVLKIEPNVIAVDLESHYSLPVTFDSDFVLQERKAVTSTITKFALYYNKLNYMAKEGKFVVPKTVYHALRGLGHAKYNETYIPHVFKNYLMTPKWEYDSVSHKYRAFISLTLDYDSKALQSQPKALVPSFQTCLMARLYKVRMDVKIKKKMLSSYLPAVVV; this is translated from the coding sequence ATGCGGACTAGTAACAACGAAGACACGTCTTTGCAGCCACCACTGTACgaaaatgacaatgaaaCATTGGTTGACATTTTACCATCGTTCCAGATGCATAACTTTATGTTAAACCGGCCAATTGACGATAAGGCCAATGTAGATCAACCTCCAAACTATGAAGACTCATCGACAATTGCATCAACAGTGGTGTCTAGACAAACTTCCCTTGATCCATCAAACTTTCTTTTGAACAACCTAGACAAGCTACAAAAAATTAATATGCCTTTCAAAGCAGAGATCACGCTTACTGAGGAATTAAACAAAGTGGGTGTACCCTTCAAACAGGCAAACCCCCTGAAAACCTACAAGCCGGGTGATATGGTTTACGGATTTGTTCTTTTCCAGAATCCAAACAACTTCCCAATTCCCTTTGAACAGGTGATGATCTCCATGGAATGTGATATTGGTACAGTTTCACCAAATGGTAAAGTCgttaaaaagaaaatcataACGGCCTATGATTTAGAAGCCTCTTTCAACATGTATGGCGCAGAAGGAGATAACGATACTTATCATATGTTGGATCCATTGGATAAAAATTATCTTGGTTTCGAAAAGAGACGTTTGGATCCAAACATTCCTATCAAGaagttcttcaagttcaGAATTCCTCATTATGTGTTGGATGATTGCTGTGATTCACAGCTTTGGGAGCATTTGAAAACACCACCGTCATTTGGATTGAATAAGAAAAGTGCTCGAAACACAGCCGCTGCTCTTAAAATCGACAATCATCTAGGATATGGAAGGTTTGATAACCCGTCTTCTCCTATGGTTGTTAAGGATTATGCTCCCCCAAATCAATTTGTCTCCTTCTACATTAGTGCTCAATTCATTGGTAAGAAGTTGGATCTTTATAAACGTTTCTATACCAAGAGCACGCATCACAACtatgatttcattttcttgaaaaacGTGGAGCACCATTTCCGTGTCACTAGCTCAGTTCCAGAGGAAGAACCCATGCGATTGATAAGCTCCACTGATGAGCAGCTACGATTGTTGGAGAATCAAGCAATTGAGGCTATTGAGGTCATGACTGAGCGGGGAATGTTGAACAAGGTCGGTGTCACTGCATTGCAGGAGCAAGACGAAATTATTTTCAGCTCCAACGGAAAAGCAAAGCAACAGTATGATGTCACTGCTGATTCTATATGTAAAAAGTATAAACCAGATTTGTTCACTAAATCAGTCCAGATACACTTCAAGAAAGATTTATTTTCCAAGATGTCAGGTACAttaaatattgaatttCAAGTACGAGAAGCAGTGAAACTTCAATCCTTTTTACCTAGATTATTACAGCAGACAATTACTGCTTCGGAAATTGTACCACCCACAATCCAATTGTGTTTAGAGttcatttcttcagattTTGCCTCAAAGCCACCTTCAGTGCTAAAAATTGAACCTAACGTTATTGCTGTCGACTTAGAATCCCATTATTCGTTACCGGTTACTTTTGATAGCGACTTTGTCCTGCAGGAAAGAAAGGCTGTCACTTCTACAATAACCAAGTTTGCCTTGTACTATAACAAGCTGAATTATATGGCCAAAGAGGGTAAATTTGTGGTTCCGAAAACTGTATACCATGCCTTGCGAGGCTTAGGGCATGCCAAGTACAATGAGACATATATTCCccatgttttcaaaaattacTTAATGACACCAAAGTGGGAATATGATTCCGTATCCCACAAATATAGGGCGTTCATAAGCTTGACTCTAGACTACGATAGCAAGGCATTACAATCCCAACCAAAAGCGTTAGTTCCAAGCTTCCAAACCTGCTTGATGGCAAGACTATACAAAGTCAGGATGGAtgtcaaaatcaagaagaagatgttgtCCTCGTACTTGCCTGCTGTAGTTGTGTag
- a CDS encoding uncharacterized protein (PKUD0A05510; possible pseudogene): protein MTGETLIYPKKSLRVYFSFRIPHYILDDCCDHQLVEHLKAPPSFGLNCFDSFSKRTQIVHDFAKFGEFVTYSIKAQFMGEKLNANEHEFILLKKTQHAFRVGKVHQLDDHVPFGTTIEQLNTLEKAVSDSIAEIKERKMLSDIGIEKESDQSDILYSSIGKQKFSYNEDPGQMTDYSKYMNFDFPKSLFSSVSGVLEIKIHIDKLAALPGIYELDDLNSLSNTRVPPVVELDFEFKPTKPKSSSHCPSSIDIEPVFFAVDMQSEGKIPFVFDNSFLAMDKSEIMSKFAKFKAYHDEMTRLQETGVCVPNFLSETLISLNHFVHHETPVKDILERQTIKLNWNYDPNSKSFKCFADFPLKYNVETLSSQKFTLVPGFQNCLFARLYKVCFNIKAGNGKCESVSLPISVH, encoded by the coding sequence ATGACTGGTGAAACCCTGATTTACCCGAAAAAGTCTCTAAGAGTGTACTTCAGTTTCAGGATCCCTCACTATATTTTAGATGATTGTTGCGATCACCAGCTTGTCGAACATTTGAAAGCACCGCCTTCTTTTGGTTTGAATTGCTTTGATTCCTTTAGTAAAAGGACTCAAATTGTTCATGATTTTGCTAAGTTTGGTGAGTTTGTAACTTATTCAATCAAAGCACAATTTATGGGCGAAAAATTGAACGCAAATGAACACgaatttattttattaaaGAAAACGCAACATGCGTTTAGAGTTGGAAAAGTACATCAACTTGATGATCATGTTCCCTTTGGCACTACAATTGAACAACTCAACACACTTGAGAAAGCTGTTTCTGATTCTATTGCTGaaataaaggaaagaaagatGCTTTCGGACATTGGAATTGAGAAGGAAAGTGATCAAAGTGACATACTTTATAGTTCAATTGGAAAGCAAAAATTCTCCTACAACGAGGATCCGGGTCAAATGACTGATTATTCAAAGTATAtgaattttgattttcccAAATCTCTTTTCTCGTCTGTTTCTGGAgttcttgaaatcaaaattcaTATTGATAAGCTTGCAGCTCTTCCTGGCATTTACGAACTTGATGACCTGAATTCTCTGTCAAATACTAGAGTACCCCCGGTAGTCGAATTAGATTTTGAGTTCAAACCAACTAAGCCAAAAAGCAGTTCACATTGcccttcttcaattgataTCGAACCAGTGTTTTTTGCCGTTGATATGCAATCCGAAGGTAAGAtaccttttgtttttgataaCTCATTTTTAGCAATGGATAAAAGTGAAATTATGTCAAAGTTTGCTAAATTTAAAGCATATCATGATGAAATGACTAGGTTACAGGAAACTGGTGTCTGTGTTCCCAACTTTTTATCAGAGACCTTGATTTCGTTGAATCATTTTGTACACCATGAAACCCCTGTAAAGGACATCTTGGAAAGGCAAACTATAAAGTTAAATTGGAATTATGACCCAAACTCAAAATCGTTTAAATGTTTTGCAGATTTTCCGTTAAAGTATAACGTTGAAACACTCTCCAGCCAGAAGTTTACTCTAGTTCCAGGATTCCAAAACTGTCTTTTCGCAAGATTGTATAAGGTTTGTTTCAACATTAAAGCTGGAAATGGTAAATGTGAATCAGTATCGTTGCCAATCAGTGTTCACTAA